In Microplitis demolitor isolate Queensland-Clemson2020A chromosome 10, iyMicDemo2.1a, whole genome shotgun sequence, the sequence tttttttaaataaaatgtaataataccAATTGTCCTAAAAATTAAGAGCTAGAATATATAAGTGTTtagatattaacaaaattgttattattaagtactttttatttttgattctttGCTGTCACGGACTAGAacatttgcaatttaaatttattatttttttttttattttttctagtgtttttctaaaaaaatgcaaatgcTCAAtcgtgaaatatttatttgaaagttactattataattattattattattgaaaagagaattgaataaaaaataatgaagagaGAACGTATTATGTAAATATTGGTTTGTTCTCttgtttgaataaataaaaaatccgctgattaataaataaattgtatgagAAATAggggttaaatattttattattagcgGAAGTGTaggaaaatgaaagaaaatcaaAGTTAGTTTTACATTTATGTGGCACAAATGTaaactgatattttttgttgatttaattatttttttttaattagatattttgtaagtttttaaaaaaccgcgaagaacataataaaattaagtgcgacaaaataaaaaaaaaagtaaataaaacaaataagtcTGAGGTAATGCCTCGTAATCgttaattaatgaagaaaaaaatatttaaaagacatttataattcttttatattaattattaaaaaaatgcaactaatataataaatatatataaataaaaaaattcctcatttttacttattaatttttctaatacgaTTAATGTATTAACATTGTTATAAAAAGATTTATGTTTTGccttattgtaaaattatgtatcGTTTCTAATACGCtgtgaaaatatacatatagatatatatatttaaatcaattgtatagaaatatttattcttaatttatttacggcAGTAAAATTGAACTAAAAATGAACTTACCTTAGACTAAATTCTTCATTTCCGCAACGTATTGGACAGCAGCTTAAGttctaaatataaaactaatttcttataaacTAAAGtcttaattatctattaatgggaatatttaaaaaaaaaaaaattggtattcGTTTGAttgttctttattaaaaaatacaaacatcattgaatttattgagaagTGATAAAagccttgaaaaataaatatatacaaatttataaataaataaaaataataatcaagcAGCTAAACATTTGATCTCTGAAGTATTACGATGTGTCGTTTCAGAAACCCTAGGGGGTACAACAATTGGGTTCCTGAAATGTTTTTTGAACCAACATATTAACGTATCAAGATTATTGAACACTTGGTTGCGATATTTGAATCCCTGTGAGATAACAGTAACATACTCATGGTAACATCTTAATCGAGGCACGTAcgacagtaaaaatttaccaggataatttttcgaaGCCGAAAAAATGTATGGAATACTAGCAGGATTTTTTCtcttctgttcctttaatatTTGCTCAGCCTTTTCTTTGAATCCAAGAACCTCAGGGTGATagtacttaaatttaagtatttctACGACATTACTAGCCATTACGTTGATATATCTCGCAAGTATTTCATCCAggtcttcaaatttttcagtgccGATCCACAAACTTCGTCCCAATGAAAAAGAATTTGATTTATCTGTTTCAATTACATCAATGTACTGATAAATGTCATCAGTTACTTTCCAAGTGACTGTTAAATGATCGATTCCTTTGCTGCTGGGTCTGATAATAGCTTCCCCTTGATCCATAGTCTTTATCATCTTCTCAGCTTCAGCGAAACTTATATTGTGAAATGACGGATGGACAACAAGACGTGTAGTATAAATCGGCTGTTTACTTTTCCTGCTTTCTTTTTCTGCTCTTTTATCTTCTTCTTCAGCCTCTGTGTCGTAGTATAAGTCCTTAGCAGGTCGCCAGGTATTATTTACGTCAGCAAGAACGCTGCTTTTACTGGAACATTCGCTGCCGAATTGGTCTACATCAATTTTGATAATACGACAAGCTATCACTTGTTGGATATGCACCCGATCCTGAGGATTCGCGACATAATTatcagatatatttatagaattaaGGTATCCAGACACTCCATTGTCCAAACGAAGTCTAACGCCGACAGCTTTTCCTGGACAAGATCCCGTGTCAAAATGATTCCATACTTCAGTGAGTTCAACAAAATCATCCTTGGAACAGAATGGACACTTCCAGAGTCCAGTATCGTCATTTTTAACGGGGTGTGCTTGATCCAGTTGTGTAACTTTGGGTTTTTTGAATCTGAACCCAATAACTGTTGCCTGGACTAGTTTGCCGACGTAAAAAGTTTCTTGAGTCTCTTTGGTCAATAGAGTAAACATTTCTTCAGGAGATGGAGATTTATAGGGCACTCGTAGATCTTTGTAGCGGTAAGTTAATTCAGTTTGGACATCATAGAgagtagtaattttatttccaaagcCTTGTCTCTCTAACTCGACGGCAAAAGCTTCGAGATCTAATTCCTGAAGCTTGTAgggagtttttattatttcttcgaTAGCTGTACCTGGATCTGCATTTTTGACCCCGTATTCCAGAGCATCGACGGCCATTTTACGCGCCCACTCGTACGTTTCTGGATGAATTCTCGTGCTGTCCAACACCTCAATGTAGATATCTGAGTTGTCGTCGAGAGTAGCCgtgtctatttttataaatccagCGCAATTCATAAAAACTTTAGGTCCCATATGGCACACAGTCACCAAATGAGTACgattttccaatttattttttttgcttttcagTATTTTCAATAGAACCTGACTTTTTCTGGGGCCTAATCCACAAAcgaattgtaataaatttttattgtaaactttATTGCTGCTCAAGTCGACACCAATTTCATTGACTCTGTTGATAAATTCAGTATACAAGTCCACCAAAAGCTCTTCTTTTGAAAGTAAATCTTGAAGGGGATGGAATTTCAAGCAGAGCAAGTCTTCATCTGGATTACAAAGCTGCGAAAATTCCCCGAGAGGATTTTGTAGACGTCGCGCAAGTGAAATCGATTCTCTCAGTAGTGGAGGGAACTCGCGGAATTCAGCTACTCCTCTATTGCTGGTAGAAAATAACTTTGCTACATTAGAGTCACATATTTCAACTTTTATAGCAGGATACTGTTCTTTGACAGCAAGCTTTGCCAAGCATTCCCTGATGTCATTGGAAATTGTTTGAGCATCTCTGGATTCACCGCCAATTACTACAATATGAGGCTTATTTTTGCTGATAAAATTTCGCAGAGAAAGTAAATCAGCTTCTTTGAGATGTCTTTCGTTTTGGTTAAAACTATTCTTACGTTTTAACAAATGaggcaattttaaaaagtcaacGCATTCACCATCCGGAGCGACGATTGAAGCAAACGCAGCTTGATTGACATCTGGAACATAAGCGATTCCCATTGACCTGATGCCTTCTCCAGTGTTCCAAGCTTCGTCATCTTGGCCATTAAATTTGCATGTGTAGGGAGCAAATTTTATCCAGTTGAATAATTTGCGACAGCACAAGTACGTGATGGATTCCTTTGCTTCAGCGGTGATATTAGCTCTTAATTCATTCTTCAAATCTGgtataacatattttttaaaagccaaTTCTACACTACCAGTACGTAAATCATTCCAGTCTTGGACATTTCTGTTGAATTCATCTTTGATGTATAGCTGCTTGAATTCACTGATAAAGTCTGAGCCGACAATGCCTTTAACGGTTTCGCTGAATGTGATCGTTATCAAACCATCAGCTTCAGCAGTCGATAACTTGAGCCACATATGATCAACAAGTTCACGAACTGGTTTGTCCTTCAAGTACTTCATGGTATAGATCGGATGACTTTCATCTATTCCTCTGATTCCTTTTTTAGTCGGG encodes:
- the LOC128668787 gene encoding transcription elongation factor SPT6-like, which gives rise to MMSEFKLSRIPSSGLETTKISIKPIIALKNTEEYEEVENRRFKNNVIESDDDESSSSESDGDDDESSSSSSSSSSSSSSSSEESDDDGEVNGSKRRKSCDDDDDDDESRNSGNEKSDGADDEVNGSKRKKSHDDDDDFDDRLEDDDYDLIEENLGITVDRRRFKRLKQMPAGGSDDEDDENGRTEKESIANELFENGIDDDTKNQSPSRESEHQGSNLDDDDQSVPSDDDFIVDNDDKPIPKRKYVSAGDSALDQAREIFGVDFDYDTVQHQYDDDMFPEDEDEEAEDERSTRKPTGKNIFQIYEPSDLKRSFYTDLDHEIRCKDIPERMQLRSTPITPVPEGSNELDEEAEWIYKHAFTQRKILQQVTDCSGGMNNLGSKGPETVKKIKNALNLMRNQNFEVPFIAFYRKELVKPELNIDDLWKVYKFDAKWCQLYQRKQKLLRLFENMRDFQLDELMKNPEASLPDEIRIIKDEDIERLKNVQTNEERNDVYNHFMLYYSRDIPRMKEILRQKEMEARQEKNRKRQQYLLEAEEKNSEDPSLGDEDAEETEKNDCTLKQAVRSGPYALYVRAGLSSFAKKFGLTPEHFAENLQDNYQRHEVNQHPVHPDVVAQDYLGGSFQSTEEVLKAVQHMVAIQLAREPIVRKCAREIYMDRAKLSVRPTKKGIRGIDESHPIYTMKYLKDKPVRELVDHMWLKLSTAEADGLITITFSETVKGIVGSDFISEFKQLYIKDEFNRNVQDWNDLRTGSVELAFKKYVIPDLKNELRANITAEAKESITYLCCRKLFNWIKFAPYTCKFNGQDDEAWNTGEGIRSMGIAYVPDVNQAAFASIVAPDGECVDFLKLPHLLKRKNSFNQNERHLKEADLLSLRNFISKNKPHIVVIGGESRDAQTISNDIRECLAKLAVKEQYPAIKVEICDSNVAKLFSTSNRGVAEFREFPPLLRESISLARRLQNPLGEFSQLCNPDEDLLCLKFHPLQDLLSKEELLVDLYTEFINRVNEIGVDLSSNKVYNKNLLQFVCGLGPRKSQVLLKILKSKKNKLENRTHLVTVCHMGPKVFMNCAGFIKIDTATLDDNSDIYIEVLDSTRIHPETYEWARKMAVDALEYGVKNADPGTAIEEIIKTPYKLQELDLEAFAVELERQGFGNKITTLYDVQTELTYRYKDLRVPYKSPSPEEMFTLLTKETQETFYVGKLVQATVIGFRFKKPKVTQLDQAHPVKNDDTGLWKCPFCSKDDFVELTEVWNHFDTGSCPGKAVGVRLRLDNGVSGYLNSINISDNYVANPQDRVHIQQVIACRIIKIDVDQFGSECSSKSSVLADVNNTWRPAKDLYYDTEAEEEDKRAEKESRKSKQPIYTTRLVVHPSFHNISFAEAEKMIKTMDQGEAIIRPSSKGIDHLTVTWKVTDDIYQYIDVIETDKSNSFSLGRSLWIGTEKFEDLDEILARYINVMASNVVEILKFKYYHPEVLGFKEKAEQILKEQKRKNPASIPYIFSASKNYPGKFLLSYVPRLRCYHEYVTVISQGFKYRNQVFNNLDTLICWFKKHFRNPIVVPPRVSETTHRNTSEIKCLAA